Proteins from a genomic interval of candidate division WOR-3 bacterium:
- the xerD gene encoding site-specific tyrosine recombinase XerD produces the protein MNRLIEKRNGQRTSSEILEKFAHYLLVERGVSETSVECYLTDVAQFLKDQPAVAREPSKIQPHQVRGFIRKLSDCGLSVSTIARKLISLRAFCNFLIHEFNLPSSLMVDLKMPKQRRLLPNVLSQEEVAELIKATDKVSDRFSQLRAKAMLEVVYGAGLRVSELLNLTTGDIDLGERFVRVVGKGSKERVVPLGEPAIQAVKDYLAIARPHFSRNRTSPYLFLNARGNRLTRMGFYKILKMCVRLAGIRGRVTPHTLRHSFATHLLEGGADLRVVQEMLGHKDISTTQVYTHIDRSYLRAVYKTFHPRG, from the coding sequence TTGAACCGGTTAATTGAAAAGAGGAATGGTCAGAGAACTTCCTCGGAAATTCTGGAAAAATTTGCCCATTATCTTTTGGTTGAGCGTGGGGTAAGTGAGACATCGGTTGAGTGTTACCTTACCGATGTGGCACAGTTCCTCAAAGACCAGCCAGCGGTGGCTCGGGAGCCATCGAAAATTCAGCCGCACCAAGTCCGGGGTTTTATCCGCAAACTGAGTGATTGCGGACTGTCGGTTTCAACAATAGCCCGCAAGTTAATTTCTTTGAGGGCATTTTGCAATTTTCTTATACATGAGTTTAACTTGCCTTCTTCCCTAATGGTGGATTTGAAGATGCCCAAACAAAGGCGCCTTTTGCCAAATGTCCTCAGTCAGGAGGAGGTGGCAGAACTGATTAAGGCAACAGATAAGGTTTCAGACCGCTTCTCGCAATTGCGGGCAAAGGCGATGCTTGAGGTTGTCTATGGTGCCGGTCTGCGGGTTTCAGAACTGTTAAACCTCACTACCGGTGACATTGACCTCGGCGAAAGATTTGTCCGGGTTGTGGGTAAAGGTTCAAAGGAAAGGGTTGTTCCTTTGGGAGAACCCGCGATTCAGGCGGTGAAGGATTATCTTGCAATCGCCCGTCCCCATTTTAGCCGCAACCGAACCAGCCCCTATCTTTTCCTGAATGCGCGGGGCAATAGGCTGACAAGAATGGGTTTCTATAAGATTTTGAAAATGTGTGTCCGGCTGGCTGGTATCAGAGGGAGGGTTACGCCCCATACATTGCGCCACTCCTTTGCTACCCATCTCCTTGAAGGCGGCGCAGACCTGCGGGTGGTTCAGGAGATGCTCGGTCACAAAGACATCAGCACAACCCAGGTTTATACCCATATTGACCGAAGTTATCTGCGTGCTGTCTACAAAACATTTCATCCCCGGGGATAG
- a CDS encoding GNAT family N-acetyltransferase — protein sequence MPTHGMSLGDYQVFKVRPLNNSDARAIGLLTHQIYAEIGQRPAESIEKIERLFNVDWLQNGAGLVLEKSGKIIGYGWARVSVWHQKDIVNMGLYLGSEARGRDCYHLLTDELFTIAQTLAKKFRVNEAMIFYRSTDNIHPPILMELGFSLHPISMLGFQHNLESLPEYQPISGITITPIDLKRERQELSALAQQVFDDIPNQGEPVSDVYLDWETSDSRFQPEQFLFARAGNKPIGYLLIFRDDRNQELIYEIAEFGVLPQWRHQGIGWALLVYALQWIKNQGAKFALVASFSSNPVLSLYWRLGFRPDPSRTYNFYFKSL from the coding sequence TTGCCCACGCACGGTATGAGTTTAGGTGATTATCAAGTTTTCAAGGTCCGCCCCTTGAATAACAGTGATGCTCGGGCAATCGGTTTGTTGACCCATCAGATTTATGCTGAAATCGGTCAACGACCTGCCGAGTCAATTGAAAAGATCGAACGCCTCTTTAATGTTGACTGGCTGCAGAATGGGGCGGGGCTGGTTTTAGAAAAAAGCGGGAAAATCATCGGCTATGGCTGGGCACGAGTTTCAGTTTGGCATCAAAAGGACATTGTTAATATGGGGCTTTACCTTGGATCCGAAGCACGCGGAAGGGACTGCTATCATTTGCTCACTGATGAACTATTTACTATTGCCCAAACCCTCGCCAAGAAGTTTCGCGTGAATGAGGCGATGATATTCTACCGCAGCACTGACAATATCCACCCGCCCATATTAATGGAACTTGGTTTTTCCCTCCATCCCATTTCTATGCTCGGTTTTCAGCACAACCTGGAATCGCTGCCTGAATACCAACCAATTTCAGGCATCACCATCACCCCAATTGACCTTAAACGGGAAAGGCAGGAATTATCAGCACTGGCGCAGCAGGTGTTCGATGACATCCCCAATCAGGGTGAACCAGTAAGTGATGTTTACCTTGACTGGGAGACCTCCGATTCAAGGTTCCAGCCTGAGCAGTTTCTTTTTGCCCGAGCAGGCAACAAGCCGATTGGCTATCTTTTAATTTTCCGGGATGATAGAAACCAAGAACTGATTTATGAGATTGCCGAGTTTGGGGTTCTACCTCAATGGCGGCACCAAGGCATTGGCTGGGCGCTTTTGGTTTACGCGTTGCAATGGATTAAAAATCAAGGGGCAAAGTTTGCGCTTGTTGCCTCTTTCAGCAGCAACCCGGTGTTATCCCTCTACTGGCGTTTGGGGTTCCGTCCGGACCCGAGCCGCACCTACAACTTCTATTTTAAGTCCTTATAG
- the purM gene encoding phosphoribosylformylglycinamidine cyclo-ligase: MRYLDAGVDIERMNLVKKQIARLVRTTKTPGVLSDVGLFGSLFVLPKVKNQVLVASCDGVGTKTLIAKMAARYDTVGIDIVNHSVNDILTLGARPLFFLDYIAHSDLSSTQLTAIVKGLVKACRQNAIALVGGETAMMPDIYRPGEFDLVGFIVGVVERDKIVDPKRLEPGDVAIGIPSNGLHTNGYSLVRKVLFSMHRLSLKSRLKGLKCSLGEELLRPHRSYLKMVYPLLKHIKALAHITGGGFYENIRRLLPEETSCIIKKASWRPLPIFRLIQKLGDVPEEEMYRTFNMGMGMVAFASPERAKRIIRAIPRSRVIGKIVRGTFGVVVI; encoded by the coding sequence ATGCGCTATCTTGATGCGGGAGTTGATATCGAACGGATGAACCTCGTAAAAAAACAAATCGCCCGGCTTGTCCGTACAACGAAAACTCCTGGGGTGCTTTCGGATGTTGGGTTATTTGGCTCCCTCTTTGTACTGCCGAAGGTAAAAAATCAGGTTTTGGTTGCCAGTTGCGACGGTGTGGGGACAAAGACGCTAATCGCCAAGATGGCAGCGAGATATGATACCGTAGGGATTGACATCGTCAATCACTCGGTCAACGACATCCTCACCTTGGGTGCAAGACCTCTGTTTTTCCTTGACTACATCGCCCATTCAGACCTGAGTAGCACCCAGCTCACCGCAATTGTCAAAGGGCTGGTAAAGGCCTGCAGACAGAACGCTATTGCGCTTGTTGGTGGTGAAACTGCAATGATGCCAGACATTTATCGACCCGGTGAATTTGATCTGGTCGGGTTTATTGTCGGGGTAGTCGAGAGGGATAAGATTGTCGACCCGAAGAGACTGGAGCCTGGTGATGTGGCTATCGGAATTCCTTCAAACGGGCTACACACCAATGGCTATTCACTTGTCCGCAAGGTCCTTTTTTCAATGCACCGGTTAAGTTTAAAATCCCGTTTAAAAGGTTTAAAATGCTCGCTGGGTGAAGAGCTGCTACGTCCGCATCGCTCCTATTTGAAAATGGTATATCCCCTGTTAAAACACATCAAGGCGCTTGCCCACATTACCGGTGGTGGCTTCTATGAAAATATCAGGAGGCTTTTGCCAGAGGAGACCTCCTGCATCATCAAAAAGGCATCCTGGCGCCCTTTACCCATCTTTCGGCTAATTCAGAAGTTGGGGGATGTTCCTGAGGAGGAGATGTATCGGACCTTTAATATGGGAATGGGGATGGTGGCTTTTGCCTCTCCAGAGCGGGCAAAAAGGATAATCAGGGCGATTCCTCGCTCAAGGGTAATTGGTAAGATTGTCCGTGGAACCTTCGGCGTAGTTGTCATTTAA
- the nadB gene encoding L-aspartate oxidase, translating to MQEIEVDYLVIGSGIAGLWFAYKAGQKGNVLIVTKKDSAESNTNYAQGGIAAAVADDDNPRLHYEDTIRVGAGLAHPEIVKLVTDAGPRLIKELWALGVNFSVRSDSKGEPRFDLGREGGHRRRRIVHAQDATGYEIEKGLLRAVRALGSVKIWEEHFTIDLIIDEEGVFYGAVVLGKTSGTIKLIRAKACLLATGGIGQVYRHTTNPSIATGDGIAMAFRAGAKVANMEFIQFHPTSLFGQRIDDRVFLITEAVRGEGAVLKTRDGKEFMNAYHPDGSLAPRDVVARAIAAEISRRGDEYVLLDCTGIPHDSLRRRFPNIYETCLRFGIDITREPIPVVPAAHYVCGGVVVNQWGETTIPRLFAAGECACTGLHGANRLASNSLLEALVFAERAAINATSAYGNFTGQQSAVFPAELNLEYKFGADEQAVSAVNRLRDVMWCYAGIVRSDSGLIQGEKELNSLVQEAEKIGKLNSVPVLEMHNMLLVARLIMRCARQRLESRGLHYNQDHPLPDERFEHDTIISKAEFEPVN from the coding sequence ATGCAGGAAATAGAGGTTGATTACCTAGTCATTGGTTCGGGCATTGCTGGGCTCTGGTTTGCTTATAAAGCCGGGCAAAAAGGCAATGTCCTTATCGTAACCAAGAAAGATAGCGCGGAGTCAAATACCAACTATGCCCAAGGTGGTATTGCGGCTGCGGTCGCCGATGATGACAACCCGAGATTGCACTATGAGGACACTATAAGGGTTGGGGCGGGGTTGGCTCATCCAGAAATCGTTAAGTTGGTAACCGATGCCGGCCCCAGACTGATAAAGGAGTTGTGGGCACTTGGTGTCAACTTCTCGGTCCGTTCTGATAGCAAAGGTGAGCCCCGGTTTGACCTTGGTAGGGAAGGGGGACATCGGAGGCGGAGAATTGTCCATGCCCAGGACGCCACCGGATATGAAATCGAAAAGGGTCTTTTAAGAGCGGTGCGTGCCCTTGGGAGCGTAAAAATCTGGGAGGAGCATTTTACCATTGATTTGATTATTGACGAAGAGGGCGTCTTTTATGGCGCCGTGGTTTTGGGAAAGACAAGCGGAACGATAAAATTAATCAGGGCAAAAGCCTGCCTTTTAGCCACCGGGGGAATCGGACAGGTTTACCGGCATACCACCAACCCATCAATCGCTACCGGTGATGGGATCGCCATGGCGTTTCGTGCCGGTGCCAAGGTTGCCAATATGGAGTTCATCCAGTTTCATCCGACATCACTCTTTGGACAGCGGATTGACGACCGGGTTTTTCTTATTACCGAGGCGGTTCGTGGTGAAGGAGCGGTTCTCAAGACCAGGGATGGTAAGGAGTTTATGAACGCCTACCATCCGGATGGTTCGCTCGCGCCGAGAGATGTGGTTGCCCGGGCAATTGCTGCTGAGATTTCCCGGCGGGGGGATGAATATGTCTTGCTTGACTGCACCGGGATTCCTCACGATAGTTTGCGTCGGCGGTTTCCCAACATCTATGAGACCTGCTTAAGATTTGGCATTGACATCACCCGGGAGCCGATTCCGGTTGTGCCGGCTGCCCATTATGTGTGCGGCGGTGTGGTTGTCAACCAGTGGGGAGAAACAACAATTCCGAGGTTATTTGCTGCTGGTGAGTGTGCCTGCACCGGTCTGCATGGGGCCAACCGATTGGCTTCAAACTCCCTTCTGGAGGCGTTGGTTTTTGCCGAAAGGGCAGCGATTAATGCTACATCTGCCTATGGCAATTTCACCGGACAGCAATCAGCGGTTTTTCCAGCGGAATTAAACCTTGAGTATAAATTCGGAGCAGACGAGCAGGCCGTTAGTGCCGTTAACCGTTTGCGTGATGTTATGTGGTGTTATGCGGGAATAGTCAGGTCCGACAGCGGCCTTATCCAAGGAGAAAAGGAGTTAAATAGCCTTGTCCAGGAGGCAGAAAAAATCGGGAAATTAAACTCGGTTCCGGTTCTTGAGATGCACAATATGCTTTTAGTGGCTCGCCTGATAATGAGGTGTGCTCGGCAAAGGCTGGAGTCGCGTGGTCTTCATTACAATCAGGACCACCCCTTGCCTGATGAACGGTTTGAGCATGATACCATCATTTCTAAGGCGGAGTTTGAACCGGTTAATTGA
- a CDS encoding amidohydrolase produces MEVISGLLIPEPETEPYPGRMVFQDGRIVALIPTEEVVGSYYICSGFIDSHVHPLETGLGLFYPDLSPAKSIPDVLERLSTALREKADSPIILGFNLEPERLQEHRYPYRRELDRLCQRKPVFVYRVDGHSGVGNSEALKLLPETVSDGVELDGAGKPTGVVRGPAYESLSTKLKRQLPKEIVKEAFQLTSQIAVKNGVTTLAALIGSNELGEEEWKTLLDALDEAPIRMVPFLQSWNPFIARKFGLARIGGCLLIDGSFGSHTAALTKDYADAPGYKGLLYHTDEEIVAFISQATNLELQTAFHAIGDRAIEQLLRCHESLVENGFDNPLRHRIEHAELLSLELIRRIAQLKLIVCVQPVFETTWGGPLGMYAQRLGERWENTNPLRLLLENGITVAGGSDSPITPLDPLRGIKAATSLPNVSQRIKGKDAFDLFTANASYSLGIENKTGILKPGFDADFVVLDADPRENPCCQVLATYCAGRVVYQKCKWR; encoded by the coding sequence ATGGAAGTTATTTCTGGGCTTTTGATTCCTGAGCCGGAAACAGAGCCTTATCCGGGGAGAATGGTTTTTCAAGATGGTAGGATAGTAGCGCTCATCCCTACAGAGGAGGTGGTTGGTAGTTACTATATTTGCAGCGGTTTTATTGACAGCCATGTTCACCCCTTGGAAACAGGATTGGGGCTTTTTTATCCTGACCTCTCCCCTGCCAAGTCAATTCCAGATGTGTTAGAGCGCCTCTCCACAGCTCTTAGAGAAAAGGCGGATTCGCCAATCATCCTTGGATTTAATCTTGAACCTGAGCGCTTACAGGAGCACCGTTATCCCTATCGCCGGGAGCTTGACCGATTGTGCCAGAGAAAACCTGTTTTTGTTTACCGGGTTGATGGTCATTCCGGGGTTGGCAATTCAGAGGCGCTTAAATTACTACCAGAGACAGTAAGTGATGGTGTCGAACTTGATGGCGCGGGGAAACCTACCGGTGTTGTCAGAGGCCCTGCCTATGAGTCCTTGTCGACTAAACTCAAACGGCAACTGCCCAAAGAGATTGTCAAAGAGGCGTTTCAACTTACCTCACAAATCGCTGTGAAGAACGGCGTTACTACCCTTGCAGCTCTCATCGGCTCAAATGAACTTGGAGAAGAGGAATGGAAAACCCTCCTTGATGCCCTTGATGAGGCGCCAATAAGGATGGTGCCTTTTCTCCAAAGTTGGAATCCGTTTATCGCCCGGAAATTCGGTTTAGCCAGGATTGGCGGCTGTCTGCTCATTGATGGCTCATTTGGTTCCCATACCGCTGCTTTGACTAAGGATTATGCTGATGCACCTGGATACAAAGGGCTGCTCTATCATACTGACGAAGAAATTGTTGCATTCATCTCTCAGGCAACCAACCTTGAACTCCAGACCGCATTTCACGCAATTGGTGACCGGGCGATTGAGCAACTACTCAGATGCCATGAATCTTTAGTTGAAAATGGCTTTGACAACCCGTTACGCCATCGCATAGAACATGCGGAACTGTTGTCCTTAGAATTAATAAGGCGCATAGCGCAGTTAAAGCTCATAGTTTGCGTTCAGCCCGTATTTGAAACCACTTGGGGGGGGCCTCTCGGGATGTATGCTCAAAGACTTGGGGAACGCTGGGAAAATACCAATCCACTGCGGTTGCTTTTAGAAAATGGGATTACCGTTGCTGGGGGGTCTGACTCGCCTATCACGCCACTGGACCCTCTTAGAGGAATCAAGGCAGCAACTTCTCTGCCCAATGTCTCTCAGCGGATCAAAGGCAAAGATGCCTTTGATCTGTTCACAGCCAATGCCTCCTATTCTCTGGGCATTGAAAACAAAACCGGAATCCTCAAACCCGGGTTTGATGCCGATTTCGTTGTCCTTGATGCCGACCCAAGGGAAAATCCTTGCTGTCAGGTCCTCGCCACCTATTGTGCTGGGAGAGTAGTTTATCAGAAATGCAAATGGCGGTAG
- a CDS encoding LptF/LptG family permease, whose product MRIIDRHLLKEMVKFTLLALASVVIIYLLIDLFEELSYFTTRKVSFLVILKYYFYSLPSAATLLYPVSLILAVFVVYGQMTRYNEIAAFKSSGIIVYRLFAPAIVVGAITIIIYLLGNEFVTVPFNRRLSDLRRYVIEKRGSPENEKRQDVYRIDANIVLWARELEKPHYDFQGITLRNFLLIKLNKKRRVVERIDGEIAVYDDSGWVGMALKRREFDSTGKENYHYLEKGELDMLEKKAVEWGRPARPVEEIPTLLLSRYINQLKAIGENVVREEVEYHYRFSYALIGLIVVLLGLPLSVKLRRGGVMLGLGLGLLFSFLYWGVIQTCRALGGSHVVTPAVAAWLPNLIFAAVAAVLFFQVER is encoded by the coding sequence ATGAGAATCATTGATCGGCATCTTTTGAAGGAGATGGTTAAGTTTACACTTCTGGCTTTAGCAAGCGTGGTGATTATCTATCTCCTGATAGACCTGTTTGAGGAGTTGTCCTACTTTACCACGAGAAAGGTCAGTTTCCTGGTAATTCTTAAGTATTATTTCTACAGTTTACCTTCAGCAGCGACACTCTTGTATCCGGTAAGCCTAATTCTCGCGGTATTTGTTGTTTACGGGCAGATGACAAGATACAATGAAATAGCCGCCTTCAAAAGTTCTGGTATAATTGTCTACCGGCTTTTTGCCCCGGCGATTGTTGTGGGAGCGATTACTATTATAATTTATCTACTCGGTAATGAGTTTGTTACCGTTCCTTTTAACCGGCGCCTCAGCGACCTCCGCCGGTATGTGATTGAAAAAAGAGGATCTCCCGAGAACGAAAAAAGACAGGATGTGTATCGCATTGACGCCAATATTGTTTTGTGGGCACGGGAACTGGAGAAGCCTCATTATGACTTTCAGGGCATAACTTTGAGGAATTTTTTGCTTATTAAGCTTAACAAAAAACGCCGTGTTGTCGAAAGAATAGATGGGGAAATTGCCGTATACGATGATAGTGGGTGGGTTGGTATGGCTCTGAAAAGGCGAGAATTTGACTCTACGGGCAAGGAAAATTACCATTATCTGGAAAAAGGGGAATTGGATATGCTGGAGAAAAAAGCAGTGGAATGGGGTCGCCCGGCAAGACCGGTTGAAGAGATACCAACACTCCTCCTGTCCAGATACATCAATCAGCTAAAGGCAATAGGGGAAAATGTTGTCCGAGAGGAGGTTGAATATCACTACCGGTTTTCTTACGCGCTCATTGGGTTAATCGTTGTGCTCTTGGGGCTTCCTCTCTCGGTAAAATTGCGTCGTGGTGGGGTAATGCTTGGTCTCGGTCTCGGTCTACTTTTTTCCTTTCTTTACTGGGGGGTCATTCAGACCTGCCGCGCACTTGGTGGTTCCCATGTGGTCACGCCCGCGGTTGCTGCTTGGCTACCCAACCTTATCTTTGCCGCTGTGGCAGCTGTACTTTTCTTCCAAGTAGAAAGATAA
- a CDS encoding LptF/LptG family permease, whose translation MRLLHREVLKEFLPLFVFAILVLAFVLLMDRLFLLADLLVRKGVPVGVVGEIAFFSLPFVISISAPLGGLIGGVVTFGRMSQDNEVAVVRAAGVPAWRLFVPVLFLGALLVPVMVFFNGFVVPETQHRVRNLLTDIARKKPALRIQERIFMDDFPGYMVYIGSMDERRSTVTNVVIFERTRGNRTPAFITAPKGKISYTSDDRYLILNLYDGEIHELIESGNYRRLSFREHTINILTDDELVRRGREYRSDDELFLPNLFKQVATIKGDVAKLNQEVKKLSQQAQGDQARLMHLDELKTRLRYRRLEAVRSQTEIQKRFSLAFSCLFFLLFGAPVGLILRRGGIGTGFIIGLVFFAVYYILLLAGENMAESGKLTPFVGMWLPNIVLVLPVTELLSRTLFEFSPLRMLLTLKR comes from the coding sequence ATGCGATTACTACACCGCGAGGTGCTAAAGGAATTTCTGCCCCTGTTTGTTTTTGCCATTCTCGTTTTAGCCTTTGTTTTACTGATGGACCGGCTTTTTCTTTTGGCCGACCTTTTGGTGCGCAAGGGTGTACCGGTTGGAGTTGTCGGTGAGATTGCATTCTTTTCCCTGCCTTTTGTTATTTCTATCAGCGCTCCTTTGGGCGGATTGATTGGTGGTGTTGTTACATTTGGCAGGATGTCCCAGGATAATGAGGTGGCGGTGGTGCGTGCCGCCGGTGTGCCGGCGTGGCGTCTTTTTGTCCCGGTTCTTTTCTTGGGCGCACTGCTTGTCCCGGTGATGGTCTTTTTTAACGGCTTTGTGGTTCCGGAAACCCAGCACCGGGTGCGTAATCTCTTGACCGATATTGCCCGAAAAAAACCGGCGCTACGGATTCAGGAGAGGATTTTTATGGACGACTTCCCGGGCTATATGGTTTATATCGGGTCAATGGATGAGCGTCGTTCAACCGTCACCAATGTGGTCATCTTTGAGCGAACCCGCGGCAATCGCACCCCGGCATTTATCACCGCCCCTAAGGGAAAAATTAGCTACACTTCTGACGACCGGTATCTGATTCTCAATCTTTATGATGGAGAAATCCACGAACTGATTGAGAGTGGCAACTACCGCCGGCTTTCCTTCCGGGAACATACAATCAACATCCTGACCGATGATGAACTGGTGCGCCGGGGTCGGGAATACCGCAGTGATGATGAACTGTTTCTGCCGAATCTTTTTAAGCAAGTTGCAACAATAAAAGGAGATGTCGCCAAGTTAAATCAGGAGGTTAAAAAGCTGAGTCAACAAGCGCAAGGTGATCAGGCGAGACTTATGCACTTGGACGAATTAAAGACAAGGTTACGTTATCGCCGACTTGAAGCGGTTCGTTCCCAGACCGAGATTCAGAAGAGGTTTTCCCTGGCATTTTCGTGCCTTTTCTTCTTACTCTTTGGAGCACCTGTGGGTTTAATTTTACGCCGGGGGGGGATTGGCACAGGGTTTATAATCGGACTCGTTTTTTTTGCCGTTTATTACATCCTGCTCCTCGCCGGTGAGAATATGGCAGAAAGTGGCAAATTGACACCTTTTGTTGGAATGTGGTTGCCCAATATCGTATTAGTATTACCGGTGACAGAATTACTTTCAAGAACACTTTTTGAATTTTCACCCCTACGGATGTTATTAACCCTTAAAAGATGA
- the polX gene encoding DNA polymerase/3'-5' exonuclease PolX, translating to MQMAVVNQELARIFARIADALELKGETGFRVLAYRKAARVLADLTEDVAELDKANRLETIPGIGSGIAKKIHEYLTTGKMKKLEEATSGLEPGLFTLLEIPGVGPKTVKLVYEKLGVKDLESLKRALADGSLAKLPGMGEKKAENILKGIETAEHSKERMYLNEADELAQSIIAHLQKEPQVKKVAVAGSLRRGKETIGDIDILATGSDPKMIVQRFINYPLIRQVVSAGETKASILVGTGTGVRQVDLRVVESDAFGAALQYFTGSKDHNIALRSMAQKLGLKISEYGVFKGERRIAGKTEVEVYRALGLPYIEPELREDRGEIEAAKEGSLPKLIKLEDIKCDLHIHTDASDGNSSLEEIVAACQERGYSHIAVAEHSVSAGYAGGLNEDELLKRCDEIDRLNSKLKGFRVLKSAEVDITTSGRLDYSDKTLARLDLVIAAIHQAFSKEATSRICYAIQHPLVHLIAHPSGRLIGKRAGYEIDLERVIEYAARFHKVLEINSYYARLDLNDIWARKAKEAGVLLAINTDAHAVAELNWIRYGVITARRAWLEKEDVINCLSFDKLLKLLNKVAPRSF from the coding sequence ATGCAAATGGCGGTAGTTAATCAGGAACTTGCCCGAATCTTTGCCCGTATCGCCGACGCCTTAGAGTTAAAGGGAGAAACAGGGTTTAGGGTCCTTGCCTATCGCAAGGCTGCGCGGGTGCTTGCCGATTTAACTGAGGATGTGGCAGAACTGGATAAGGCAAACCGGCTGGAGACTATTCCTGGCATTGGATCCGGCATCGCCAAAAAGATTCATGAATACCTGACTACTGGCAAAATGAAAAAACTTGAAGAGGCAACAAGTGGACTCGAACCTGGATTATTCACACTTTTGGAAATTCCCGGGGTTGGACCGAAAACGGTCAAACTGGTTTATGAAAAATTAGGGGTAAAGGACCTTGAGAGTTTAAAAAGGGCCTTGGCTGATGGCTCGTTAGCAAAACTTCCGGGTATGGGTGAGAAGAAGGCAGAGAATATCCTCAAAGGTATTGAGACCGCGGAACATTCTAAGGAAAGGATGTATCTAAATGAGGCGGACGAACTGGCTCAATCTATCATCGCCCACCTCCAAAAGGAACCGCAGGTAAAAAAGGTTGCTGTTGCTGGTTCCTTGCGCCGTGGCAAAGAAACGATTGGTGATATTGATATCTTAGCAACTGGGAGCGACCCCAAGATGATTGTTCAACGCTTTATTAATTACCCCTTGATCAGACAAGTAGTCTCTGCTGGGGAGACGAAGGCATCAATCCTTGTTGGCACCGGCACCGGGGTTCGGCAGGTTGATTTGAGGGTGGTGGAAAGCGATGCTTTTGGTGCAGCTCTCCAGTACTTCACTGGTTCCAAAGACCACAACATTGCCCTGCGCTCAATGGCACAGAAATTAGGTTTAAAAATCTCTGAATACGGTGTTTTCAAGGGTGAGCGCCGTATTGCCGGAAAAACAGAGGTTGAAGTTTATCGAGCTTTGGGTCTACCTTATATTGAGCCAGAGTTGCGGGAAGACAGAGGAGAAATTGAGGCGGCAAAGGAAGGTTCGCTGCCCAAGTTGATAAAGTTAGAGGACATTAAGTGTGACCTTCATATCCATACCGATGCCTCGGATGGCAACTCTTCGCTTGAGGAGATTGTTGCTGCCTGTCAAGAACGTGGTTACTCTCATATTGCCGTCGCTGAGCATTCCGTTTCTGCAGGCTACGCGGGGGGGCTCAACGAGGATGAATTACTAAAGAGGTGCGATGAGATTGATAGGTTAAATTCAAAGTTAAAAGGGTTTAGGGTGTTAAAATCGGCTGAGGTTGATATTACCACCAGTGGCAGACTTGATTACTCTGATAAAACCCTTGCCCGGCTCGACTTGGTAATTGCCGCAATTCATCAGGCGTTTAGTAAGGAGGCAACTAGTCGAATTTGTTATGCCATCCAACACCCCTTGGTTCATCTTATCGCTCATCCCAGCGGTCGTCTTATTGGCAAAAGAGCAGGTTATGAGATTGACCTTGAAAGGGTGATAGAATATGCAGCAAGGTTTCATAAGGTCTTGGAGATTAACTCCTATTACGCCCGTCTGGACTTAAATGACATTTGGGCAAGAAAGGCTAAAGAGGCGGGTGTTTTACTGGCAATAAATACCGATGCCCATGCGGTTGCGGAACTGAACTGGATCCGTTACGGGGTCATCACGGCGCGGCGGGCATGGCTGGAAAAGGAGGATGTCATTAATTGCCTTTCCTTTGACAAACTTTTGAAACTTCTGAACAAAGTCGCCCCGCGTTCATTTTGA